In the genome of Streptomyces lydicus, the window GGCGTCACATACGGCACTGCCCCGGAACCGTAAGAAACGATTCCGGGGCAGTGCCGTATGCGGGATATCCGCGGTGCCGGTCAGGCGTCCTTGCTCAGGTTCGGACCCGAACCGCCGGTCGCGGACTCGATCGGCGGGGCGTCGGGCAGGGCCGACTTCTCCTCGCCGCGGAAGGTGAACTTGGCAGCTTCACCCTCGCCCTCGACGTCGACGACCACGATGTGGCCCGGACGCAGCTCGCTGAAGAGGATCTTCTCCGAGAGGGCGTCCTCGATCTCGCGCTGGATCGTGCGGCGCAGCGGACGGGCGCCGAGCACCGGGTCGTACCCGCGCTTGGCCAGCAGCGACTTGGCCTCGCCGCTGAGCTCGATGCCCATGTCGCGGTCCTTGAGCCGCTCGTCCACCTTGGCGATCATGAGGTCGACGATCTGGATGATGTCTTCCTCGGTCAGCTGGTGGAAGACGACCGTGTCGTCCACACGGTTGAGGAACTCGGGGCGGAAGTGCTGCTTGAGCTCTTCGTTGACCTTGTTCTTCATCCGCTCGTAGCTGGACTTGGTGTCGCCCTGGGCCGCGAAGCCGAGGTTGAAGCCCTTGGAGATGTCCCGGGTGCCGAGGTTGGTCGTCATGATGATGACCGTGTTCTTGAAGTCCACGACCCGGCCCTGGGAGTCGGTCAGGCGACCGTCCTCCAGGATCTGCAGCAGCGAGTTGAAGATGTCCGGGTGGGCCTTCTCGACCTCGTCGAAGAGCACCACGGAGAACGGCTTGCGGCGCACCTTCTCGGTGAGCTGACCGCCCTCTTCGTAGCCGACGTAGCCGGGAGGCGAACCGAACAGCCGCGAGACCGTGTGCTTCTCGCTGAACTCCGACATGTCGAGGGAGATCAGCGCGTCCTCGTCGCCGAACAGGAACTCCGCCAGCGTCTTGGACAGCTCCGTCTTACCGACACCGGACGGGCCGGCGAAGATGAACGAGCCACCGGGACGCTTGGGGTCCTTCAGGCCGGCACGGGTACGGCGGATGGCCTGGGAGAGCGCCTTGATGGCGTCCTTCTGGCCGATGACGCGCTTGTGCAGCTCGTCTTCCATCCGCAGCAGCCGGGAGGACTCCTCCTCGGTGAGCTTGAAGACCGGGATGCCGGTGGCCGTCGCCAGGACCTCGGCGATCAGCTCCTCGTCCACCTCGGCGACGACGTCCATGTCGCCGGCCTTCCACTCCTTCTCCCGCTTCGCCTTCGCGGCCAGGAGCTGCTTCTCCTTGTCGCGCAGGCCCGCGGCCATCTCGAAGTCCTGCGAGTCGATCGCGGACTCCTTCTCCCGGCGCACATCGGCGATCTTCTCGTCGAATTCGCGCAGGTCCGGCGGCGCGGTCATCCGGCGGATCCGCATCCGGGAGCCGGCCTCGTCGATCAGGTCGATCGCCTTGTCCGGCAGGAAGCGGTCGGAGATGTAGCGGTCGGCCAGGGTGGCCGCGGCGACCAGCGCGGAGTCCGTGATGGACACGCGGTGGTGCGCTTCGTAGCGGTCCCGCAGACCCTTGAGGATCTCGATGGTGTGCGGCAGCGACGGCTCCGCGACCTG includes:
- a CDS encoding ATP-dependent Clp protease ATP-binding subunit gives rise to the protein MFERFTDRARRVVVLAQEEARMLNHNYIGTEHILLGLIHEGEGVAAKALESLGISLEAVRQQVEEIIGQGQQAPSGHIPFTPRAKKVLELSLREALQLGHNYIGTEHILLGLIREGEGVAAQVLVKLGADLNRVRQQVIQLLSGYQGKEAATAGGPAEGTPSTSLVLDQFGRNLTQAARETKLDPVIGREKEIERVMQVLSRRTKNNPVLIGEPGVGKTAVVEGLAQAIVKGEVPETLKDKHLYTLDLGALVAGSRYRGDFEERLKKVLKEIRTRGDIILFIDELHTLVGAGAAEGAIDAASILKPMLARGELQTIGATTLDEYRKHLEKDAALERRFQPIQVAEPSLPHTIEILKGLRDRYEAHHRVSITDSALVAAATLADRYISDRFLPDKAIDLIDEAGSRMRIRRMTAPPDLREFDEKIADVRREKESAIDSQDFEMAAGLRDKEKQLLAAKAKREKEWKAGDMDVVAEVDEELIAEVLATATGIPVFKLTEEESSRLLRMEDELHKRVIGQKDAIKALSQAIRRTRAGLKDPKRPGGSFIFAGPSGVGKTELSKTLAEFLFGDEDALISLDMSEFSEKHTVSRLFGSPPGYVGYEEGGQLTEKVRRKPFSVVLFDEVEKAHPDIFNSLLQILEDGRLTDSQGRVVDFKNTVIIMTTNLGTRDISKGFNLGFAAQGDTKSSYERMKNKVNEELKQHFRPEFLNRVDDTVVFHQLTEEDIIQIVDLMIAKVDERLKDRDMGIELSGEAKSLLAKRGYDPVLGARPLRRTIQREIEDALSEKILFSELRPGHIVVVDVEGEGEAAKFTFRGEEKSALPDAPPIESATGGSGPNLSKDA